The following coding sequences lie in one Musa acuminata AAA Group cultivar baxijiao chromosome BXJ1-8, Cavendish_Baxijiao_AAA, whole genome shotgun sequence genomic window:
- the LOC135588434 gene encoding glutamate synthase [NADH], amyloplastic-like isoform X1, producing MPKRNVVATSRSPSTSMSELPEKPMGLYDPSFEKDSCGVGFIAELSGEYSHKTVDNALQMLERMAHRGACGCEANTGDGAGILVALPHEFLNEVTKDLGFELPPPSKYAVGMFFMPTDDSRREKSKAAFVEVAESLGHVILGWRPVPTNNTELGESARRTEPIIEQVFLTPSAQSNADFEQQMYILRRFSMVAVRAALNLKRGAAKEFYICSLSSRTIVYKGQLKPVQLKNYYYADLGDKKFTSYMALVHSRFSTNTFPSWDRAQPMRVVGHNGEINTLRGNINWMRAREGLLKCKELALSEDGMKQLLPIVDASSSDSGAFDGVLELLVRSGRSMPEAVMMMIPEAWQNDKNMDSERKALYEYFSALMEPWDGPALISFTDGRYLGATLDRNGLRPGRFYITHSGLVIMASEVGVVDIPPDEVARKGRLNPGMMLLVDFEHGIVVDDKALKRQYSQARPYGKWLKRQKICLEDIVNSVSKSDMVPPYIFGAVLFQGDEKIENTGISGLLAPLKAFGYTVETLEMLMLPMAKDASEALGSMGNDTPLAVMSGREKLTFEYFKQMFAQVTNPPIDPIREQIVTSMECMIGPEGDLTETTEKQCNRLSLKGPLLSIEEMEAIKKMDYRGWRSKVLDITYPKKHGRKGLEQTLDRICSEVREAIGDGYTTIVLSDRGFSSEHVAVSSLLAVGAVHQHLVSTLERTHIGLIVESAEPREVHHFCTLVGFGADAICPYLAIEAIWRLQIDGKIPPKEDGEFHSREDLVNKYFKASNYGMMKVIAKMGISTLASYKGAQIFEAVGISSEVIEKCFKRTPSRVEGATFESLAGDALCLHELAFPMRALPPGSAEAVALPNPGDYHWRKGGELHLNDPFAIAKLQEAARSNSVAAYKEYSKLIQQLNKGCNLRGMLKFKDVTGKISLDEVEPAREIVKRFCTGAMSYGSISLEAHTTLAIAMNKLGGKSNTGEGGEQPSRMEPLSDGSMNPKRSAIKQVASGRFGVSIYYLTNADELQIKMAQGAKPGEGGELPGHKVIGDIAVTRNSTAGVGLISPPPHHDIYSIEDLAQLIFDLKNSNPGARISVKLVSEAGVGVIASGVVKGHADHVLISGHDGGTGASRWTGIKNAGLPWELGLAETHQTLVANDLRGRAVLQTDGQLKTGRDVAIAALLGAEEFGFSTAPLITLGCIMMRKCHKNTCPVGIATQDPVLRQKFAGQPEHVINFFFMLAEEVREIMAQLGFQTVNEMIGRVDMLEVDKEVILSNEKLKNINLSLLLKPAAEIRPGASQYCIQKQDHGLDLVLDQKLITLSKAALDKGLPVFIETPIYNVNRTAGTMLSHEVTKLYHMKGLPPDTIHIRLNGSAGQSLGAFLCPGITLELEGDSNDYVGKGLSGGKIVVYPPRESKFDPKENIVIGNVALYGAIKGEAYFNGMAAERFCVRNSGATAVVEGVGDHGCEYMTGGIVVILGKTGRNFAAGMSGGIAYVLDVDGKFEARCNLELVDLENVEDEEDITTLRMMIQQHQRHTKSQLAKEILSNFNNLLCKFVKVFPRDYKGVLQNLKAEQASKEAKKKDKKELMKDVSAVSKLATERSDKKETTNRPTQVDNAIKHRGFLAYERQGISYRDPNNRIKDWKEVAVELKPGPLTKTQSARCMDCGTPFCHQDQSGCPLGNKIPEFNELVHQNRWREALDRLLETNNFPEFTGRVCPAPCEGSCVLGIIENPVSIKSIECAIIDKGFEEGWVKPRPPQRRTGKKVAIVGSGPAGLAAADQLNKMGHLVTVYERADRMGGLMMYGVPNMKADKFYIVQRRVNLMKEEGVKFVVNANVGVDPLYSLDHLRAENDAIVLACGATKPRDLTVPGRELSGIHFAMEFLHANTKSLLDSNLDDGKYISAKDKKVVVVGGGDTGTDCIGTSIRHGCTNIVNLELLPIPPRKRAPGNPWPQWPRIFRVDYGHQEATAKFGKDPRSYQVLTKRFVGDENGVVKGLEVVQVCWEKDSGGRLQFKEVEGSEKIFEADLVLLAMGFLGPESTIADQLGVERDNRSNFKADFGCFSTNVEGVFAAGDCRRGQSLVVWAISEGRQAASHVDKYLMRDETNATKKNGVAVA from the exons ATGCCGAAGCGGAACGTCGTTGCCACCTCTCGATCTCCGTCAACGTCCATGTCAGAGTTGCCAGAGAAGCCCATGGGTCTTTATGATCCCTCCTTCGAGAAAGACTCTTGTGGTGTCGGATTTATTGCTGAGCTATCCGGCGAATATAGCCATAAAACA GTTGACAATGCACTGCAGATGCTGGAGAGGATGGCGCACCGTGGTGCTTGTGGCTGTGAGGCTAACACTGGCGATGGGGCTGGCATCCTTGTAGCTCTTCCGCACGAGTTCCTCAACGAG gtAACCAAAGATTTGGGGTTTGAACTGCCACCACCCAGTAAGTATGCTGTTGGCATGTTCTTCATGCCAACTGATGATAGCCGCAGGGAGAAAAGCAAAGCTGCATTCGTGGAG GTTGCAGAATCCTTGGGGCATGTTATTCTTGGCTGGCGTCCGGTACCAACAAATAATACGGAGCTTGGTGAGTCTGCTCGACGGACAGAGCCAATCATTGAGCAAGTTTTTCTTACTCCAAGTGCACAATCCAATGCTGATTTTGAGCAACAG ATGTATATATTAAGGAGATTCTCAATGGTTGCTGTTCGAGCTGCTTTGAATCTGAAGCGTGGTGCAGCGAAGGAATTCTATATATGCTCATTGTCTTCGAG GACTATTGTTTACAAAGGTCAGCTAAAGCCTGTTCAGCTGAAAAACTACTATTATGCAGATCTTGGTGACAAAAAGTTTACGAGTTACATGGCCCTG GTGCATTCTCGATTCTCCACAAACACATTTCCCAGCTGGGACCGTGCACAACCAATGCGTGTAGTGGGTCACAATGGAGAAATCAACACTTTACGAGGAAACAtaaactg GATGAGGGCACGGGAGGGTCTCTTAAAGTGCAAGGAATTAGCCTTATCGGAAGATGGAATGAAGCAACTTTTACCAATTGTTGATGCTAGCTCATCCGATTCAG GGGCATTTGATGGTGTTCTTGAGCTGTTGGTTCGTTCTGGTAGGAGCATGCCAGAAGCTGTCATGATGATGATACCTGAGGCATGGCAGAATGATAAAAACATGGATTCTGAAAGGAAGGCTTTGTATGAATATTTCTCAGCTCTCATGGAGCCCTGGGATGGACCTGCTCTCATTTCAT TTACTGATGGTCGCTATCTTGGAGCAACACTTGATCGCAATGGGTTGAGACCTGGTCGGTTTTATATTACACATAGTGGCCTTGTTATTATGGCCAGTGAAGTAGGCGTTGTAGATATCCCTCCGGACGAAGTGGCCAGGAAAGGAAGGCTAAACCCAGGAATGATGCTGCTGGTGGATTTTGAACATGGCATTGTTGTTGATGATAAGGCACTGAAGAGACAGTACTCACAAGCTAGACCATATGGAAAGTGGCTTAAGAGACAGAAGATTTGTCTTGAAGACATTGTCAATTCTGTTTCCAAAAGTGACATGGTTCCTCCATACATTTTCGGAGCAGTTCTG TTCCAGGGTGATGAGAAAATTGAGAACACAGGAATTAGTGGTCTTTTGGCACCACTTAAGGCCTTTGG TTACACAGTAGAAACTTTGGAGATGCTGATGCTGCCTATGGCAAAAGATGCCAGTGAAGCTCTTGGCTCAATGGGAAATGATACTCCCTTGGCTGTGATGTCAGGTAGAGAGAAACTGACATTTGAGTACTTTAAGCAGATGTTTGCGCAAGTCACAAACCCTCCAATTGATCCAATAAGGGAGCAAATTGTAACTTCTATGGAATGTATGATCGGTCCAGAAGGTGACCTCACGGAAACCACAGAAAAACAGTGCAATCGCCTTTCTTTGAAGGGGCCTCTTCTTTCCATAGAAGAAATGGAAGCTATAAAAAAAATGGACTATAGAGGTTGGCGCAGCAAAGTTCTTGACATCACATATCCAAAAAAGCATGGCCGAAAAGGTCTAGAGCAGACTTTGGATAGGATTTGTTCTGAAGTTCGCGAGGCTATTGGTGATGGTTATACAACAATTGTCTTGTCTGACAGAG gTTTTTCATCAGAGCATGTTGCTGTTAGTTCTCTGTTAGCAGTTGGTGCTGTTCATCAACATCTAGTCTCGACACTAGAGAGGACACACATTGGATTGATTGTGGAATCTGCAGAGCCTCGTGAAGTGCATCACTTTTGTACCCTAGTTGGATTTGGTGCAGATGCCATATGCCCATATTTGGCTATAGAAGCAATTTGGCGACTGCAAATTGATGGAAAGATCCCTCCAAAAGAAGATGGTGAGTTTCACTCCAGAGAGGATCTTGTCAACAAGTATTTTAAAGCAAGCAATTATGGAATGATGAAAGTCATAGCCAAAATGGGGATATCCACTCTTGCATCATACAAAGGTGCACAAATTTTTGAAGCTGTAGGTATTTCATCTGAGGTGATCGAGAAGTGCTTCAAACGAACACCAAGCAGAGTTGAGGGTGCAACATTTGAAAGTCTTGCTGGAGATGCTCTTTGCCTTCATGAATTAGCATTTCCAATGAGAGCTTTACCTCCAGGTAGTGCAGAAGCAGTAGCACTTCCTAATCCTGGGGATTACCACTGGAGGAAAGGGGGTGAATTGCACCTTAATGATCCCTTTGCAATTGCAAAGTTGCAAGAGGCAGCCCGATCTAACAGTGTGGCTGCATACAAAGAATATTCTAAACTGATACAGCAGCTGAATAAGGGCTGCAACTTGCGTGGTATGCTGAAGTTTAAAGATGTCACTGGAAAAATTTCCTTGGATGAAGTGGAACCTGCTAGGGAAATTGTGAAGCGTTTCTGTACTGGTGCAATGAGTTATGGTTCAATATCTTTAGAAGCACATACAACTCTAGCTATTGCAATGAACAAACTTGGAGGCAAATCTAACACTG GTGAGGGAGGTGAACAACCTTCACGTATGGAGCCTCTTTCAGATGGTTCAATGAATCCAAAGAGGAGTGCAATTAAGCAAGTGGCAAGTGGAAGATTTGGTGTGTCAATATACTATCTTACCAATGCTGATGAGCTTCAGATAAAGATGGCACAG GGTGCTAAACCAGGAGAAGGAGGTGAACTTCCTGGACATAAGGTCATTGGTGATATTGCAGTAACAAGAAATTCTACAGCTGGTGTAGGGCTTATTAGTCCTCCACCCCACCATGATATATACTCAATTGAGGACCTTGCCCAATTAATTTTTGATCTTAAG AATTCGAATCCAGGAGCTCGAATTAGCGTTAAGCTAGTTTCTGAGGCTGGCGTTGGGGTAATTGCTAGTGGGGTTGTAAAAGGGCACGCAGACCATGTATTGATATCTGGCCATGATGGTGGTACTGGAGCTTCTCGTTGGACTGGCATTAAAAATGCAGGGCTTCCTTGGGAGCTTGGGTTGGCTGAGACACATCAAACTCTTGTTGCAAATGACCTTCGTGGGCGAGCAGTCTTGCAAACTGATGGTCAGCTTAAGACTGGACGGGATGTTGCCATAGCTGCTCTACTTGGTGCAGAAGAGTTTGGTTTCAGTACCGCACCTCTTATAACACTTGGCTGCATTATGATGCGGAAGTGCCATAAGAACACTTGCCCCGTTGGCATAGCCACTCAAGATCCTGTTCTTCGTCAAAAATTCGCAGGGCAACCTGAGCATGTTATAAATTTTTTCTTCATGTTGGCAGAAGAAGTCCGTGAGATCATGGCCCAGCTGGGCTTTCAAACCGTTAATGAGATGATTGGCCGTGTGGACATGTTAGAGGTTGATAAAGAAGTCATTTTGAGCAATGAAAAATTGAAAAATATCAATCTCTCATTACTGCTTAAACCGGCAGCTGAAATTAGGCCAGGTGCTTCTCAGTATTGCATTCAGAAACAGGATCATGGTCTGGACTTGGTATTAGATCAAAAACTGATTACTCTATCAAAAGCTGCTCTGGACAAAGGTTTGCCTGTATTTATTGAGACCCCAATTTATAATGTAAATCGTACTGCTGGCACCATGCTTAGCCATGAAGTCACTAAACTCTACCATATGAAAGGATTACCTCCTGATACAATCCACATTAGGCTAAATGGAAGTGCTGGTCAGAGTCTTGGGGCATTTCTTTGCCCTGGTATCACACTTGAGCTTGAAGGAGACAGCAATGACTATGTTGGGAAAGGGTTATCTGGTGGCAAGATTGTAGTTTATCCTCCAAGAGAAAGTAAGTTTGATCCGAAGGAAAACATAGTTATTGGTAATGTTGCTTTGTATGGAGCTATAAAAGGGGAGGCATATTTTAATGGAATGGCAGCGGAGAGGTTCTGCGTACGTAACTCGGGTGCTACAGCAGTTGTAGAAGGTGTTGGTGATCATGGATGCGAGTATATGACTGGTGGTATTGTTGTTATACTTGGGAAAACTGGGAGGAACTTTGCAGCTGGAATGAGTGGTGGAATTGCTTATGTCCTTGATGTGGATGGGAAGTTTGAAGCTCGATGCAACCTTGAGCTAGTTGATCTTGAAAATGTTGAGGATGAAGAGGACATTACAACACTAAGAATGATGATACAGCAACATCAGCGCCATACAAAAAGTCAGTTAGCGAAGGAAATCCTGTCCAATTTTAACAATCTACTGTGCAAGTTTGTAAAGGTATTTCCTCGAGATTATAAGGGGGTACTTCAGAATTTAAAGGCAGAGCAAGCTTCTAAAGAAGCCAagaaaaaagacaaaaaagagCTGATGAAGGATGTTTCTGCAGTATCTAAGTTGGCAACTGAACGTTCTGATAAGAAG GAGACAACGAATAGGCCAACACAGGTTGATAATGCTATTAAGCATCGTGGTTTTCTTGCATATGAGCGTCAAGGCATATCTTATAGAGATCCAAATAATCGAATTAAAGATTGGAAGGAAGTTGCTGTGGAGTTGAAGCCTGGGCCACTTACAAAAACCCAATCTGCCCGTTGCATGGATTGTGGAACCCCTTTCTGTCATCAG GATCAATCTGGGTGCCCTCTTGGAAATAAGATACCTGAATTCAATGAACTTGTCCACCAAAATAGGTGGCGTGAAGCTTTAGATCGACTCCTAGAAACAAACAACTTCCCAGAATTTACTGGTCGAGTTTGCCCTGCTCCATGTGAAGGATCTTGTGTTCTGGGTATCATTGAGAACCCTGTGTCTATTAAGAGTATAGAATGTGCCATCATTGACAAAGGTTTTGAGGAAGGATGGGTGAAACCTCGACCTCCACAACGGAGAACTGG GAAGAAGGTCGCCATAGTTGGTAGTGGCCCAGCTGGTCTAGCCGCAGCCGATCAGCTAAATAAAATGGGTCACCTGGTAACTGTTTATGAGCGTGCTGACCGTATGGGGGGATTAATGATGTATGGAGTTCCCAACATGAAGGCAGACAAGTTTTACATTGTTCAACGTCGTGTAAACCTAATGAAAGAGGAAGGTGTTAAGTTTGTGGTCAATGCCAATGTTGGAGTAGATCCATTGTACTCCCTCGACCATCTTCGTGCCGAAAACGATGCAATAGTTTTGGCTTGTGGAGCTACAAAACCTAG GGATCTGACAGTTCCTGGAAGGGAGCTCTCTGGTATTCATTTTGCCATGGAATTTCTTCATGCAAACACCAAAAGCTTGCTTGATAGCAATCTTGATGATGGTAAATACATATCTGCCAAGGATAAGAAAGTGGTTGTGGTAGGCGGAGGAGATACAGGAACAGATTGTATTGGGACCTCCATCCGACATGGTTGTACCAATATTGTAAACTTGGAACTCCTTCCTATACCTCCCCGAAAAAGAGCACCTGGCAACCCATGGCCCCag TGGCCTAGGATCTTCCGAGTAGATTATGGTCACCAAGAAGCAACCGCCAAGTTTGGAAAAGACCCGAGATCATATCAGGTTTTGACAAAGAGATTTGTGGGAGATGAAAATGGAGTTGTGAAAGGCCTTGAGGTGGTACAAGTATGTTGGGAAAAAGATAGTGGAGGAAGATTACAGTTCAAGGAAGTCGAAGGTTCTGAAAAGATATTTGAGGCTGATCTAGTCCTATTGGCTATGGGTTTCCTTGGCCCAGAATCG ACAATCGCTGATCAACTGGGTGTGGAAAGAGACAACCGTTCAAACTTCAAAGCAGATTTCGGATGCTTCTCAACCAATGTGGAAGGAGTATTTGCCGCTGGCGATTGTAGGCGCGGCCAGTCACTGGTCGTTTGGGCCATCAGCGAGGGCAGACAAGCAGCCTCTCATGTCGACAAGTACCTAATGAGAGATGAAACTAATGCCACGAAGAAGAACGGTGTTGCAGTTGCATAG